In the Agarivorans sp. Alg241-V36 genome, one interval contains:
- the hpf gene encoding ribosome hibernation promoting factor, with the protein MQINLTGHHVEITESLKEYVHTKFAKLTRRFDQINNVHVILNVEKLNQIAEATLHLNGGEVFATSEHSDMYAAIDSLIDKLDRQVIKHKEKLNKR; encoded by the coding sequence ATGCAAATTAACCTTACTGGACACCACGTAGAAATAACTGAATCTTTGAAAGAATATGTCCACACCAAGTTTGCCAAACTCACCCGACGATTCGATCAGATTAACAATGTTCACGTCATCTTAAACGTAGAAAAACTAAACCAAATAGCTGAAGCGACATTGCACCTTAACGGCGGCGAAGTATTTGCAACCTCTGAGCATTCTGACATGTATGCCGCCATCGACAGTCTGATTGACAAGCTTGATCGCCAAGTCATCAAACATAAAGAAAAACTCAACAAACGTTAG
- the ptsN gene encoding PTS IIA-like nitrogen regulatory protein PtsN, which produces MQLNKVLSLDCTQSAVQCSSKKRALEIVSELAAKQLDTTTQCIFESLLSREKMGSTGIGQGIAIPHGRIDNQHQATAVFLRCDPPISFDAIDNKPVDLVFALLVPEDQCKQHLNTLAQVAEKLNDKQVCKQLRCAQSDDELYDIMVA; this is translated from the coding sequence ATGCAACTAAATAAAGTACTTAGCTTGGACTGCACTCAAAGTGCAGTTCAATGCTCTTCCAAAAAGCGCGCCCTAGAAATCGTTAGCGAACTAGCTGCCAAACAGCTTGATACCACTACCCAATGCATTTTCGAGAGCTTATTAAGTCGAGAAAAAATGGGCAGTACAGGTATTGGCCAAGGCATCGCTATTCCTCATGGCCGTATCGACAACCAACATCAAGCCACCGCGGTTTTCTTGCGTTGTGATCCACCCATTTCATTTGATGCTATTGATAATAAACCGGTAGATTTAGTTTTTGCACTATTGGTACCCGAAGATCAATGTAAGCAACATCTTAATACTCTTGCTCAAGTAGCTGAAAAACTTAACGATAAGCAAGTATGTAAACAACTTCGTTGTGCACAAAGTGATGACGAATTGTACGACATCATGGTAGCCTAA